A single Acidaminococcus sp. DNA region contains:
- a CDS encoding biotin/lipoyl-binding protein, producing the protein MMERIRKYHKKIWAGALLIAALAVGICSAAGKAQTSSLSGQVVSVVSVGTTVSEGTVLVSVKTLAGSAPAARANCSGKVVSVKVTPGSQVQAGQVVAEIQ; encoded by the coding sequence ATGATGGAGAGAATTAGAAAATATCATAAAAAAATTTGGGCGGGAGCCCTTTTAATTGCAGCCTTGGCGGTGGGAATTTGTTCGGCAGCCGGCAAAGCTCAGACAAGCAGTCTGTCCGGACAAGTTGTGTCAGTTGTTTCCGTGGGTACGACAGTATCTGAAGGAACTGTGCTCGTCTCCGTTAAGACACTGGCAGGCAGTGCTCCGGCCGCTCGTGCCAACTGCAGCGGTAAAGTTGTTTCCGTAAAGGTAACACCGGGCAGCCAGGTACAGGCTGGTCAAGTCGTAGCGGAAATTCAGTAA
- a CDS encoding rod shape-determining protein, protein MKLFENGFLSQLFTNVDVGIDLGTANLLLFLKEKGIVFNEPSVVAIDKSNGKVVAVGRKAHEMLGKTPDNIKVIHPLSGGVVADYEATQGMLSSVLTKIVGRNLFFKPRVMVCVPTGITNVERRAVKEACIQAGAAKAFLIEEPLAAAIGAGIDVQEPMGHMVVNIGGGTTDAAVISLGSIVASSALRIGGSRFDEAIVRYMKKDLNIQVGEDMAEDIKKRIGTVSRLGRHGDMAIRGRDMITGLPTTLRMTSRDTMRAMTEPVGMILGCIQSVFEKTPPQLAADILETGIILTGGGALLEGLADVIQSDMHVRTKVAENPLECVVRGAGQALDNPLVMEMLLEEN, encoded by the coding sequence ATGAAACTTTTTGAAAATGGCTTTTTAAGTCAGCTGTTCACGAATGTGGACGTGGGAATTGACTTGGGAACGGCTAACTTGCTTCTTTTTCTCAAAGAAAAAGGAATCGTATTCAATGAACCTTCTGTCGTAGCAATCGATAAAAGTAACGGTAAGGTTGTGGCAGTCGGACGCAAGGCTCATGAGATGCTTGGCAAGACACCGGATAACATTAAAGTGATTCATCCGCTCTCCGGCGGGGTAGTCGCCGATTATGAAGCTACACAGGGAATGCTGAGCAGTGTGCTGACAAAAATTGTCGGGCGCAATCTGTTCTTCAAGCCGCGGGTGATGGTCTGTGTGCCGACGGGGATTACCAATGTAGAACGCCGGGCCGTCAAAGAGGCCTGCATCCAGGCCGGGGCCGCAAAGGCGTTTCTTATCGAAGAACCGCTGGCTGCTGCCATCGGGGCAGGCATTGATGTCCAGGAACCGATGGGCCATATGGTCGTCAATATCGGTGGGGGCACGACGGATGCTGCCGTGATCAGTTTGGGCAGTATTGTTGCTTCCAGTGCCCTTCGGATAGGCGGAAGCCGGTTTGATGAAGCAATCGTACGCTATATGAAAAAAGACCTGAATATCCAGGTCGGGGAAGATATGGCGGAAGATATCAAGAAAAGGATTGGCACGGTAAGCCGTCTGGGGCGGCATGGTGATATGGCGATCCGAGGACGTGATATGATTACGGGCCTTCCGACGACGTTGCGGATGACGAGCCGGGATACCATGCGGGCTATGACTGAGCCGGTCGGTATGATTTTGGGGTGTATCCAGTCCGTCTTTGAAAAAACGCCTCCGCAGCTGGCTGCGGACATCCTGGAAACCGGGATTATCCTGACCGGAGGAGGGGCTCTTCTGGAAGGACTGGCCGATGTCATCCAATCGGATATGCATGTGCGGACCAAGGTGGCCGAAAATCCTCTCGAATGTGTAGTCAGAGGGGCAGGACAGGCGCTGGACAATCCGCTCGTCATGGAAATGCTCTTGGAAGAAAACTAA
- the murA gene encoding UDP-N-acetylglucosamine 1-carboxyvinyltransferase, whose amino-acid sequence MEKLIVKGGHRLKGTVRVSGAKNAVLPIIAASVLGTEGSKINEVPELDDVSTICKVLECLGLKVDRSEPHVLKIDSHNVTGWEAPYDLVSTMRASFLVMGSLLARVGRAKISLPGGCAIGTRPIDIHLKGFEALGAKIKQEYGSVEASAPHGLTGTTIYLDFPSVGATENLMMAASMAKGTTIIENAAQEPEIVDLANYINVMGGKVRGAGTTAIRIDGVESMKGGEHTVIPDRIEAGTFMVAGAMTQGDIVVENVLCEHLKPLIAKLREAGCTVEEGIDDVHVIGPRELKPIIIKTMPYPGFPTDMQAQVMAMMCIAKGQSSVLETVFENRFMHVDELLRMGANIKTSGGRAALIEGVPKLYGCQVRATDLRAGAAMVLAGLVADGTTEITDIYHIDRGYENLVSKFTKLGADIQRVG is encoded by the coding sequence GTGGAAAAACTGATCGTAAAGGGAGGGCATCGCCTCAAGGGGACGGTGCGGGTAAGCGGCGCTAAAAACGCAGTGCTGCCGATTATTGCAGCCTCCGTGCTTGGAACCGAGGGCAGCAAGATTAACGAAGTTCCCGAATTGGATGATGTAAGCACGATCTGTAAAGTGTTGGAATGTCTGGGGTTGAAAGTAGATCGCTCCGAACCCCATGTCCTTAAAATCGATAGTCATAATGTAACGGGGTGGGAAGCTCCTTATGATCTTGTAAGCACCATGCGTGCTTCTTTTTTGGTAATGGGTTCCCTTCTTGCCCGCGTGGGCAGAGCGAAAATTTCGCTTCCCGGCGGCTGCGCCATCGGGACGCGTCCGATTGATATCCACTTGAAAGGTTTTGAAGCCCTGGGTGCCAAAATAAAACAAGAGTATGGCAGTGTGGAAGCATCAGCTCCGCATGGTCTCACCGGCACGACCATCTATCTTGATTTCCCGAGCGTAGGTGCGACGGAAAACCTTATGATGGCAGCTTCGATGGCAAAGGGTACAACGATTATTGAAAATGCGGCACAGGAGCCGGAAATTGTCGACCTGGCCAACTACATCAATGTCATGGGCGGCAAGGTCAGAGGTGCCGGTACAACGGCCATCCGCATCGATGGCGTGGAAAGTATGAAGGGCGGAGAACATACCGTTATTCCCGACCGGATTGAAGCCGGAACCTTTATGGTTGCCGGTGCCATGACGCAGGGGGATATCGTCGTTGAAAATGTTCTCTGCGAACACTTGAAACCGCTGATTGCCAAGCTGCGCGAAGCAGGCTGCACCGTAGAGGAAGGCATTGATGATGTTCATGTGATCGGGCCGCGTGAACTGAAACCGATTATTATCAAGACGATGCCGTATCCTGGCTTCCCGACAGATATGCAGGCCCAGGTCATGGCGATGATGTGCATTGCCAAGGGACAGAGTTCCGTATTGGAAACGGTTTTTGAAAATCGCTTCATGCATGTGGATGAGCTGCTCCGTATGGGTGCAAATATCAAGACGAGCGGCGGTCGTGCGGCTTTGATTGAAGGTGTACCTAAACTGTATGGCTGTCAGGTTCGGGCCACGGACCTGCGGGCCGGTGCGGCGATGGTGCTTGCCGGACTCGTGGCTGACGGAACCACTGAAATTACGGATATTTATCATATTGACCGTGGTTATGAAAACCTTGTCAGTAAGTTTACAAAGCTGGGCGCCGATATCCAGCGTGTAGGGTAA
- a CDS encoding TolC family protein, with protein MKWIPKKKTILSTLVLSALTLNAVWAATPNTVSLDLNKAVRMALENNSDVKISGRELEAAEAEVDQAKGARWGTIDFAHSTGRNMTYRELGGASYRSPVSKNSSINTVSIQVPIYTGGQLEGQIERAERNLDYYKYGMSSSYQTARYNAVKGYYDVLEAANTVQLDKETVDRLAEHLKNTEAQFNVGVSAKVDVLRSQVELVDAQQTLTQDQNSYEVAVATLNNVIGLPTETRLNLSQGLEYKPNDYTLDNCLTYAMMNRPEIHQAEASVKMAEADQKIANGATLPSIYFDADNRWGDDHFPGKDKYDWSIGVTLNFNIWDYGVNAAKIREAKANVEKAQESYRQISDQVRLAVRTNYLSMREAEKRIKTTEVAVAEAEEDYRIAQLRYQAGVGTNTDVIDASVALTTAKNNYITALYDYNTSWALLEQSMGVPTDMEE; from the coding sequence GTGAAGTGGATTCCTAAGAAAAAGACGATTTTGAGCACGCTTGTGTTAAGTGCATTAACGTTAAATGCGGTATGGGCAGCTACTCCGAATACCGTAAGTTTGGATCTCAATAAAGCAGTCCGGATGGCGTTGGAAAATAACTCCGATGTCAAGATTTCCGGACGCGAACTGGAAGCCGCAGAGGCTGAAGTGGATCAGGCCAAGGGCGCTCGCTGGGGCACGATCGATTTTGCTCACAGCACGGGCCGGAATATGACCTACCGCGAGCTGGGAGGTGCTTCCTACAGGTCTCCGGTGAGCAAGAACTCCAGCATTAACACCGTAAGCATCCAGGTACCTATCTATACCGGCGGGCAGCTCGAAGGTCAGATTGAACGGGCTGAACGGAATCTGGATTACTACAAATACGGGATGAGCAGTTCTTATCAGACGGCTCGTTATAATGCAGTCAAGGGCTATTATGACGTCCTGGAAGCTGCGAATACAGTTCAGCTTGATAAGGAAACCGTGGACCGTCTCGCTGAGCACTTAAAGAATACAGAAGCACAATTCAATGTAGGTGTTTCTGCAAAAGTAGATGTGCTGCGTTCCCAGGTGGAACTGGTAGATGCACAGCAGACGCTGACCCAGGATCAGAACAGCTACGAGGTAGCCGTTGCAACCTTGAATAATGTCATCGGACTGCCGACGGAAACCCGTCTTAACTTGAGCCAGGGTCTTGAATACAAGCCTAATGATTATACATTGGATAACTGCCTGACGTATGCAATGATGAATCGTCCGGAAATCCATCAGGCTGAAGCTTCCGTGAAGATGGCTGAAGCTGACCAGAAGATTGCAAACGGTGCTACGCTGCCGAGCATTTACTTTGATGCTGATAACCGGTGGGGCGATGATCACTTCCCCGGGAAAGATAAGTACGACTGGTCCATTGGAGTCACGTTGAACTTCAATATCTGGGACTACGGCGTGAATGCGGCTAAGATTCGCGAAGCCAAGGCCAACGTTGAAAAGGCTCAGGAAAGCTATCGCCAGATTTCCGATCAGGTGAGACTGGCTGTTCGTACGAACTACCTCAGCATGCGCGAAGCTGAAAAGCGCATCAAGACAACGGAAGTTGCTGTTGCGGAAGCTGAAGAAGATTACCGTATCGCTCAGCTCCGTTATCAGGCCGGCGTGGGCACGAACACCGACGTTATCGATGCTTCGGTTGCCCTGACTACCGCAAAGAACAACTACATTACAGCTCTCTATGACTACAATACCTCCTGGGCACTGCTTGAACAGTCCATGGGTGTTCCGACGGACATGGAAGAGTAA
- a CDS encoding MICOS complex subunit MIC60 — translation MQGFLSVAVLCVLVAFVIHDTKKIGIRHRNFWIVSTALFFPTIFLYLIRRYQFIHQGPLSKRQIREILKRKRSRIRRERAENQRRTWEKQQHAKKKENPQAYLEEKEKIRRSREEMRQKLDAELQSQQQRHQKRIGLTNEKRK, via the coding sequence TTGCAAGGGTTTTTAAGTGTTGCCGTGCTGTGTGTACTTGTCGCGTTTGTGATTCATGATACGAAGAAAATTGGAATCCGGCATCGAAACTTCTGGATTGTTTCGACCGCGTTGTTTTTTCCGACGATTTTCTTGTATTTGATCCGCCGTTATCAGTTTATTCACCAGGGACCGCTTTCTAAGCGGCAGATTCGTGAAATCCTGAAGAGGAAAAGGTCAAGAATTCGGCGGGAGAGGGCTGAAAATCAGCGGCGTACCTGGGAAAAGCAGCAGCACGCAAAGAAAAAAGAAAATCCGCAGGCTTATCTGGAAGAAAAAGAAAAAATCCGTCGTTCACGGGAAGAGATGCGTCAGAAGTTGGATGCTGAGCTTCAGAGCCAACAGCAGCGTCATCAAAAACGGATAGGCCTGACAAATGAAAAACGTAAATGA
- a CDS encoding MlaD family protein, whose protein sequence is MKADEAKVGAVTLGGFVILALMLTFLGIFSFTKGSYTLNVIFDNVNGLKTGNEVRFAGVPIGKVSDILVDGSKVKVIMKIDEKQKVPRNSQFGIGMDGVMGTKFVTISPPEIATGISFRDGETITGQSTSDVDKMMQTTEKVMEKLGDVADAFSNVFGDKDVQLAMRQGFIQTGEVTKNLNAFTKALAQMAQDNQGDIKTMVSQMKDMTVHMNSIVTQADANGATGQNVAAMAANMKDASEKIKNTAESLQNVVTDASVQKDLKDTIHNAAETSDKANRIMGAFTDAKLRTDIMYNDKESKWRADVGAEMPLRNDDFIYLGISDVGDDDDLDLSYNKRLSHSLWGRVGVIEGDFGVGADWWVSPKVKLFTDYYDFNDGKLKVGAEWAFSPKISLIGESMDVLDDASNHTYVGLRARF, encoded by the coding sequence ATGAAAGCAGATGAAGCAAAAGTAGGTGCGGTGACATTAGGCGGTTTTGTCATTCTGGCACTGATGCTGACGTTTCTTGGAATATTTAGTTTCACAAAGGGAAGCTATACGCTGAATGTAATATTTGATAATGTCAATGGCCTCAAAACGGGCAATGAAGTTCGTTTTGCCGGTGTGCCGATTGGAAAGGTCTCTGATATTCTTGTGGACGGTTCCAAGGTCAAAGTCATTATGAAAATTGACGAGAAGCAAAAGGTGCCTCGTAATTCCCAGTTTGGTATCGGGATGGACGGCGTCATGGGTACGAAGTTTGTAACGATTTCGCCTCCTGAGATTGCCACGGGCATCAGCTTCCGCGATGGTGAGACCATCACGGGACAATCCACTTCCGACGTGGATAAAATGATGCAGACCACAGAAAAAGTCATGGAAAAGCTGGGTGATGTCGCCGATGCTTTCAGCAATGTGTTCGGGGACAAGGATGTACAGCTTGCGATGCGGCAGGGATTCATCCAGACCGGTGAAGTGACAAAGAACCTGAATGCATTCACGAAGGCACTTGCCCAGATGGCTCAGGATAACCAGGGCGATATCAAGACCATGGTCAGCCAGATGAAGGACATGACGGTGCATATGAACAGCATCGTAACCCAGGCTGATGCCAATGGAGCTACCGGCCAGAACGTAGCAGCCATGGCTGCGAATATGAAGGACGCCAGCGAGAAAATCAAAAATACGGCTGAATCTCTTCAGAACGTCGTAACCGATGCTTCTGTTCAAAAAGATTTGAAAGATACGATCCACAACGCGGCAGAGACGAGTGACAAGGCCAATCGGATCATGGGTGCCTTCACCGACGCAAAGCTGCGCACGGATATCATGTATAACGATAAGGAAAGCAAGTGGCGCGCTGACGTAGGGGCCGAGATGCCGCTGCGCAACGATGATTTTATTTACTTGGGCATTTCCGATGTCGGCGATGATGACGATCTGGATCTGAGTTATAACAAACGACTGAGCCATTCCCTCTGGGGACGTGTCGGTGTCATTGAAGGCGACTTCGGCGTTGGTGCTGATTGGTGGGTTTCTCCTAAGGTGAAACTCTTTACGGATTATTATGATTTCAATGACGGTAAACTGAAAGTAGGTGCGGAGTGGGCATTCAGTCCCAAAATTTCCCTGATTGGGGAAAGCATGGACGTGCTGGATGATGCTTCCAACCATACTTACGTTGGTTTACGGGCACGTTTCTAA
- a CDS encoding phosphodiester glycosidase family protein: protein MQLRVQKWLNRAILTAVLCGLPFTSVQAAKISQMRGGVKDTRARIVMNIDEPITYKAETSGKKLTVLFNGSTDRTRTVRLRDKRIRQAVLEPAGKKSRLVITFRVPVPEYKIFLLKKPHRIVIDFPKSGSQSTSAGNAVLKGVYYKEDSVNMGAGNVNTYVLTVTPKSAYRLDFIPGYGHTIQKGTLTRIARRSGAKALINASYFDSDIWVVGNLKIKNKWLGMESTPRTGLVIRKNGTVTILPKLAFSGTVTRKDGQSMEINGLNRMRLENELIYFNNGYDDSTDTNQYGTEVAVRNGKAINKGKGNMKMFWNMVVLSGNGPAASFLNGININDPVKIVTTLGNAEADAAPSVGTAGPMLVYDGAVHVTSAEEEIASDIAYGRAPRTGVGVKRDGTVLLVVADGRSSSSAGMTLNEFARYFVRLGADRAMNFDGGGSSEMVVKGIVMNSPSDGKERPVRVALGLLPK, encoded by the coding sequence TTGCAGTTGCGAGTGCAAAAATGGCTGAATCGGGCGATTTTGACAGCCGTTTTGTGCGGATTGCCTTTTACTTCCGTACAAGCTGCTAAAATCAGTCAGATGCGCGGCGGTGTCAAAGATACGCGCGCCCGTATCGTCATGAATATCGATGAGCCGATTACATATAAGGCTGAAACTTCAGGAAAAAAATTAACGGTATTGTTTAATGGCAGCACGGATCGTACGCGCACCGTACGGCTGCGGGACAAACGGATTCGTCAAGCTGTGCTGGAGCCTGCAGGGAAGAAGAGCCGCCTGGTGATCACATTTCGGGTTCCTGTACCGGAATATAAAATTTTTCTGCTGAAGAAGCCACATAGAATTGTCATCGATTTTCCGAAATCAGGCAGTCAGTCCACTTCGGCTGGAAACGCTGTTCTCAAGGGAGTCTATTATAAAGAGGATTCTGTCAACATGGGAGCCGGTAATGTCAACACCTATGTCCTTACTGTCACGCCAAAGAGCGCATACCGTCTGGATTTTATTCCCGGATATGGGCATACCATCCAAAAGGGTACTCTGACCAGGATTGCCCGCCGTTCCGGGGCCAAGGCCCTAATCAACGCATCCTATTTTGATAGTGATATCTGGGTCGTCGGCAATCTCAAAATCAAGAATAAATGGCTGGGAATGGAATCCACTCCGAGAACGGGACTTGTAATTCGCAAGAACGGAACGGTTACGATTCTTCCGAAACTTGCTTTTTCAGGGACTGTGACCCGGAAAGACGGTCAGTCCATGGAAATCAACGGACTTAACCGGATGCGGCTGGAAAATGAACTCATCTATTTTAATAACGGATATGATGATTCCACTGATACAAATCAGTACGGAACCGAAGTGGCAGTCCGTAATGGCAAAGCCATCAACAAGGGCAAAGGGAATATGAAGATGTTCTGGAACATGGTGGTACTTTCCGGCAACGGACCGGCGGCTTCCTTCTTAAATGGTATCAATATCAATGATCCCGTAAAGATTGTTACGACGCTGGGCAATGCTGAGGCAGATGCCGCACCTTCTGTCGGGACGGCAGGCCCGATGCTGGTCTATGACGGGGCCGTTCATGTCACAAGCGCAGAGGAAGAAATCGCATCTGATATTGCCTATGGAAGAGCACCGCGCACAGGAGTCGGTGTGAAACGCGACGGGACAGTTCTTCTCGTGGTAGCAGATGGCCGCTCGAGTTCGAGTGCCGGTATGACGTTAAATGAATTTGCACGTTATTTCGTAAGACTTGGGGCTGATCGGGCAATGAACTTTGACGGCGGAGGATCCAGTGAAATGGTCGTGAAAGGCATCGTCATGAATTCTCCTTCCGACGGCAAAGAAAGACCGGTGCGGGTCGCACTGGGCTTATTGCCAAAATAA
- a CDS encoding ABC transporter permease: MSLNQLCRWMGKRVNYACVSTGRIMNLFLDTCSVAARANPREILRQMSKLGADSLPIVSMTSMCTGMVLSVQTAKEFVRFGAADSVGGIVAIAMGRELAPILAGVVVAGRIGAAIAAEIGTMKVTEQIDALRVMATSPTQYLVAPRFIAIVLMMPILVIYANLVGDIGGGLVAMNYAGIGSHMFIESIRGFIEAWDIIGGLIKGAVFGAIIAIIGCHKGLNAQQGAEGVGKATTASVVLSIILIFIFNYFLSVILYVNGG, encoded by the coding sequence ATGAGTTTGAATCAGCTCTGCCGCTGGATGGGGAAAAGGGTCAATTATGCCTGTGTTTCTACCGGCCGCATTATGAACTTGTTCCTGGATACGTGTTCCGTGGCAGCACGGGCGAATCCTCGGGAAATTTTGCGCCAGATGTCAAAACTGGGCGCTGATTCTCTGCCCATTGTCAGTATGACGAGTATGTGTACCGGAATGGTACTTTCCGTACAGACTGCCAAGGAGTTTGTCCGCTTTGGTGCAGCCGATTCGGTAGGCGGTATCGTAGCGATTGCCATGGGACGCGAACTGGCCCCGATTCTGGCCGGTGTTGTCGTGGCCGGGCGTATCGGAGCTGCTATCGCGGCTGAAATCGGTACGATGAAGGTGACGGAACAAATTGACGCGCTGCGCGTCATGGCGACAAGTCCGACTCAGTATCTTGTAGCACCGCGCTTCATTGCAATTGTACTGATGATGCCGATTCTGGTCATTTACGCCAACCTGGTCGGAGATATTGGCGGCGGCCTCGTGGCGATGAACTACGCAGGTATCGGTTCTCATATGTTTATAGAATCTATCCGCGGTTTCATTGAGGCATGGGATATTATCGGCGGCCTGATTAAGGGAGCCGTTTTCGGCGCTATTATTGCCATTATCGGCTGTCATAAAGGACTCAACGCCCAGCAGGGTGCCGAAGGTGTAGGTAAGGCAACAACGGCGTCCGTGGTGCTTTCCATTATTTTGATTTTTATTTTTAACTATTTCTTGTCCGTAATTTTGTATGTAAATGGAGGCTGA
- a CDS encoding ABC transporter ATP-binding protein — protein MADPVIEFKEVDMRFGPKIILDHVSFSVNPGETVAIIGPSGTGKSTTLKLIIGLLKPQGGDVIIEGQKVNDFNEKQWNELRRHMGMVFQYSALFDFLDVEENVAFGLRQHTNMSDDMIRLRVRKLLSQVGMEGSERLYPAELSGGMKKRVGLARALALDPDIILYDEPTAGLDPIMASNISQLILDTKKERGIASILVTHDMASAFLCADRILLLNEGKIVFSGSVEEAKHTKQPLVRAFIRSDLFEDQPAKG, from the coding sequence ATGGCAGATCCTGTGATTGAATTCAAGGAAGTTGACATGAGATTCGGCCCCAAGATTATTCTTGACCACGTCAGTTTTTCCGTGAATCCCGGCGAAACGGTTGCGATTATCGGTCCCAGCGGTACGGGCAAAAGTACGACACTGAAACTCATTATCGGGCTTTTGAAGCCGCAGGGCGGAGACGTAATCATTGAGGGTCAGAAGGTCAACGACTTTAACGAAAAGCAGTGGAATGAACTGCGCCGGCACATGGGTATGGTCTTTCAGTATTCGGCACTGTTTGATTTCCTTGATGTAGAAGAAAACGTGGCCTTCGGGCTGCGTCAGCATACAAATATGAGCGATGATATGATTCGCCTGCGTGTAAGGAAACTGCTTTCCCAGGTAGGGATGGAAGGCAGTGAGAGACTGTATCCTGCGGAACTTTCCGGCGGTATGAAGAAACGGGTCGGACTGGCAAGGGCACTTGCCCTTGATCCGGACATTATCTTGTATGATGAACCGACGGCAGGCCTTGATCCCATCATGGCTTCCAATATCAGTCAATTGATTCTGGATACTAAAAAAGAACGCGGCATTGCTTCTATTCTTGTTACCCACGACATGGCTTCGGCCTTTCTTTGTGCTGACAGGATCTTGCTCCTGAACGAGGGGAAAATCGTGTTCAGCGGCAGCGTAGAAGAAGCAAAACATACAAAACAACCGCTCGTCAGAGCGTTTATCCGCAGTGACCTTTTTGAAGATCAACCGGCGAAAGGATGA